The nucleotide window CTTTTCGGTTTCGGCCAGGTCGGCATGGGGCGGCCAGGTTAGATACTTGGTCACCTTTTCATCACTGGCGTATAAAAACACGTCATTTACGTCATCAAGGGAAAAGGGGCGTAAAACTATCCTTTCTCCTTCCAGGATGGAGTTTTGGCGCAGGATCTCGTCGTAATCAAGCATGGGGAAACCCCCTGTTTTTGCTTTTTTTAATTAGAGAAGATTATAAACCACTCACTTAATTATTTAAAGAGAGATTTTAATAAAATTTGTTGCCTCGTCCTGCCAAAAGCAGGAAGAATTTTTAAATTGTAGAAAACAATTAATTACTTGGCGAAAGTAGACATTTTCCCCCATAGGGAGGTTGGGCAATGAAAGAAAAGTTGAAGCAAAAAGTGGTCATGATCATCTTGATTGTTCTCATTTTCTTATCGACAATCTGTGCTGCTCCCGCCTAGAAGAAACGGCTTGGCGCGGAACGGTGATGAATTGGCGGAGCTGGGATGCGATGAATTAATCTAACTTCTATTGACATTTGACCGTAGATCGTTTAAAATGACTTGAAAACTTAAGTAGGGCCTTTAAAACTTGTCCCGTGAGGCAAGGAAGGCAGAACGAACAGAAATTTTCTGTGCATGACCACTTTCTATGCTTAAGCATGCTTAAGGATAGGAATGTTAAGCTGCCTGCGCTTGCCGGCAGCTTTTTTTGATTCCGCCGTTTTGTTCAGAGCTTTGTTCCTCACCCCTTTAAGGTTATCCCGTGAGGTAGCCAAGGGTAAGCTGGATTGGCACTGCAATTCCTCCTGCCTTTGGCCAGGAGGTTTTTTGTATCACCCCGCAAGTTTGGAAGGAGGTTTGCCCCATGCACTGGAGACACCGGAACCTGTTGGACCTGGATGCTTTAACCGCTGAAGAGATTGAACATGTCTTGCAAACCGCAGTCCCCATGAAGGAGATTTTGGCGCGCCCGCTCAAGAAACTGCCGACCCTCCGGGGAAAATCGATTGCGCTGATGTTTTACGAGAACAGTACCCGGACGCGGACCTCGTTTGAAACGGCCGGTAAAATTTTGGGGGCGGATGTGACCAACTTCTCCGTGGCCCAGAGCAGTGTCAACAAGGGAGAAAGCCTTTATGATACGGCCAAGACGCTGCAGGCCATGAAGATTGACCTGGTTGTGATCAGGCACGCCAGTGCCGGCGCGGCCGCTTTTCTGGCCGAACAGCTCAAGGCGGGTGTGATCAACGGCGGCGACGGGGCGCATGCCCATCCCACCCAGGCTTTGCTGGATTTTTTCACCCTCAAAGAACGGCTGGGGGAGATTGCCGGGAAGAAAATCGTGATCGTCGGCGACATTCTCCACTCGCGGGTGGCCCGCAGCAACGTATTGGGCCTGAAAAAACTCGGTGCGGAGGTGGTGCTGGTGGGACCGCCGACGCTGCTCCCGCCGGAAATGGGCTACTTGGGGGTCAAGCTCTCCCATGATCTGGACCGGGAACTGCCCGGGGCGGATGCGGTGATGGCCCTGCGCCTGCAGTTGGAAAGGCAGGAACGGGGCTTGTTCCCGTCCGTCCGTGAGTACCACCGGCTCTACGGTTTAACGAAAGAACGCCTGGCCAAAACCGGGAAAGCGACCATCGTCATGCACCCCGGGCCGATCAACCGCGGGGTGGAGATCGCCAGTGACCTGGCAGACAGCACCAGTTCGGTGATTGAGGAACAGGTGACCAACGGGGTGGCGGTCCGGATGGCTTTGCTCTATCTGCTGATGGGAGGAGGAACGAGCGATGTTGTGGATTAAAGATGCGCATCTTGTCGATCCGGCCTGCGGGATCTCCGGCCGCGGCAGTCTGCTGGTGCGGGAGGGCCGGATCCATAAGGTGGTGGTGGGCGAAACGTTAACCGCCGAGGCGGTCTTGGCCCTGCTGGGCTGCTCCGACCTGGCGGCGGTTGACCAGGTGGACGGAACGGGCATGTATCTCTTCCCCGGTTTGGTCGATGCCCATGTACACCTGCGCGAACCGGGACAGGAGGAGAAGGAGGAGATCCGCAGCGGGGCCCGGGCGGCGGTGCGGGGCGGTTTCACCTCCATCCTGGTCATGGCCAATACGCAGCCGGTGATCGACAGCCGCGCGCTGGTGGAGTATGTCCGGCTGGCGGGTGAACGGGCGGGTAAAGCCCGGGTCTATCCGGTGGCCGCCGTGACCAAGGGGATGGCCGGGAAGGAGATCACGGAGATGGTGGACCTGAAGGACGGCGGGGCGGTGGCCTTCTCCGACGACGGTAAAGGGATCCAGAGCGCGGAGACCTTCCGGCTGGCCCTGGAGTACGCCAAGCTCACCGGCTGTCCGGTGATCAGTCACTGCGAGGACGACAGTTTGGCCGGGGCGGGCGTGATGCGAAAGGGTGAGCACTGTGCCCGGCTGGGCCTCAAAGGGATTCCGGCCAGTGCCGAGAGTGTGATGGTGGCCCGCGATGCCCTGCTGGCCGGGGAGACCGGGGGCCGTCTCCATATCGCCCATGTGTCGACCAAAGAAAGTGTCCAGGTGATTAGAATGGCCAAGAAGGCCGGGGTTGATCTCACGGCCGAGGTCAATCCCCATCATTTACTCTTGGCCGACGAGGATGTGCCGCTGACCGACACTTCATATAAAGTAAACCCGCCGCTGCCCAGCCGGGCGGATCAGGAGGCGTTGCTGGAAGGACTGTTGGACGGGACCATTGACATGCTGGCCACCGACCACGCACCCCACACCTGGGAAGAGAAGGCAAGGCCCTTTGCGGAGGCGCCCTTCGGGATCAACGGGCTCGAGACGGCTTTGGCCGCGGTGTGGCAGGAGCTGGTGGCCAAGGGGAAGCTGACCCCGGAGAAGTTGGTTGAGCTGTGGGCGGTCAATCCGGCCCGCCGCTTTGGGCTCACGGGCGGGACGTTGGCGGAAGGCAGCCCGGCCGATCTGGTCCTTTTTGACCCGGCGCGGCGGGAACGGGTGACGGCGGAAACCCGGGAGTCCAAAAGCCACAACACGCCGTTTCTCGGCCGGGAACTGCAGGGCTTTCCGGTAATGGTCTGGGTCGGCGGCAAGCTGGTCGTGAAGGACCGGAAAGTGTTGGACTGAAATAAAGAACAGGACAAAGGGGGCAAGGCCATGGCATGGCTGGTTTTAAAGGACGGTAAAGCCTTTGCCGGGGAGGAGTTCGGCTTCTGGCCGGAAACGGACGGCCCGGTCAGCGGCGAGGTTGTTTTTAACACGGCGATGAGTGGTGTTCAGGAGATGATCACCGATCTGTCTTACGCCGGGCAGATTTTGACCTTCACCCAGCCCCAGATCGGAAACTCCGGCTGGCGCCGGGGGGCCGGTGAAGCCGGTAAAGTACTGTTGAAAGGGATCATCCTCCGGGAGCCGGCCGCCGGGGCGGGGGCACCGGGGGCCGACGGCAGTCTGGAGGAGTTTTGCGTTAAACAAAAGATTCCCGGGCTCAAAGGGGTCGATACCCGGGCGCTCGCTAGGTATCTGCGGCAAAAGGGAACGCAGCCCGGGGTGTTGGTGCGCGATTTAGAGGCCGGGCAGCGTTTTTGGGCCGCGCCCGCTCCGGAGGAGAACGGACCTGCGCCCCATTGGGTCTACCAGGCCACGACCGCGGAAGGCTACGTCATTCCGGGCGCGGGGCCGGTGGTGGCCGTCCTTGATCTGGGCGTGAAACGGAGCCTCCTCCGTTGCCTCCAGCAAAAGGGTTTCTGCCTCCATGTGTTCCCGGCCGGGACACCGGCGGCGGCGATCCTGGAAGTGAAGCCCAAGGGGCTGGTGGTCAGCAGCGGACCGGGGGATCCGGCGGCGCTGCCGGCGATCCAGGCTGAACTCCGGAAACTCAGCGGGCGACTGCCCAT belongs to Capillibacterium thermochitinicola and includes:
- a CDS encoding aspartate carbamoyltransferase catalytic subunit, translated to MHWRHRNLLDLDALTAEEIEHVLQTAVPMKEILARPLKKLPTLRGKSIALMFYENSTRTRTSFETAGKILGADVTNFSVAQSSVNKGESLYDTAKTLQAMKIDLVVIRHASAGAAAFLAEQLKAGVINGGDGAHAHPTQALLDFFTLKERLGEIAGKKIVIVGDILHSRVARSNVLGLKKLGAEVVLVGPPTLLPPEMGYLGVKLSHDLDRELPGADAVMALRLQLERQERGLFPSVREYHRLYGLTKERLAKTGKATIVMHPGPINRGVEIASDLADSTSSVIEEQVTNGVAVRMALLYLLMGGGTSDVVD
- a CDS encoding dihydroorotase, with translation MLWIKDAHLVDPACGISGRGSLLVREGRIHKVVVGETLTAEAVLALLGCSDLAAVDQVDGTGMYLFPGLVDAHVHLREPGQEEKEEIRSGARAAVRGGFTSILVMANTQPVIDSRALVEYVRLAGERAGKARVYPVAAVTKGMAGKEITEMVDLKDGGAVAFSDDGKGIQSAETFRLALEYAKLTGCPVISHCEDDSLAGAGVMRKGEHCARLGLKGIPASAESVMVARDALLAGETGGRLHIAHVSTKESVQVIRMAKKAGVDLTAEVNPHHLLLADEDVPLTDTSYKVNPPLPSRADQEALLEGLLDGTIDMLATDHAPHTWEEKARPFAEAPFGINGLETALAAVWQELVAKGKLTPEKLVELWAVNPARRFGLTGGTLAEGSPADLVLFDPARRERVTAETRESKSHNTPFLGRELQGFPVMVWVGGKLVVKDRKVLD
- the carA gene encoding glutamine-hydrolyzing carbamoyl-phosphate synthase small subunit yields the protein MAWLVLKDGKAFAGEEFGFWPETDGPVSGEVVFNTAMSGVQEMITDLSYAGQILTFTQPQIGNSGWRRGAGEAGKVLLKGIILREPAAGAGAPGADGSLEEFCVKQKIPGLKGVDTRALARYLRQKGTQPGVLVRDLEAGQRFWAAPAPEENGPAPHWVYQATTAEGYVIPGAGPVVAVLDLGVKRSLLRCLQQKGFCLHVFPAGTPAAAILEVKPKGLVVSSGPGDPAALPAIQAELRKLSGRLPILGIGLGHQLLALAAGAETYKLPFGHRGGNYPVQNLVSGKVLITAQNHAYAVRAESLTGTGFIVWAINMNDGTVEGLRHTEQPILTVQYQPEAAPGPAVHDGVFAWFAAVVEGRMDHAERELA